In a genomic window of Candidatus Hydrogenedentota bacterium:
- a CDS encoding endonuclease III domain-containing protein has product MRTTLKHIYERLRQHFGPTHWWPGETPFEIVVGAILTQNTAWFNVERAIIRLKTERLLHPRAILACPRERLEAAIRPSGYFRQKAERLRLFCEYLVLRHGGSVRRMARRPLSQLRGELLAIKGIGPETADDILLYVCEKPVFVVDAYTRRILSRHGLTPPDIGYEELRGMFERHLPPDVVMFKEYHGLIVYTGKDFCRKVPRCEGCPLAPLLPESGPAL; this is encoded by the coding sequence ATGCGGACCACCCTGAAGCATATCTACGAGCGACTCCGCCAACATTTCGGGCCGACCCACTGGTGGCCGGGCGAGACGCCGTTTGAGATAGTCGTTGGCGCCATACTGACGCAAAACACGGCCTGGTTCAACGTCGAGCGCGCGATCATCCGCCTGAAAACGGAACGGCTGCTGCACCCGCGCGCCATCCTGGCCTGTCCCCGCGAGCGTCTGGAGGCGGCCATACGCCCTTCCGGCTATTTCCGGCAGAAGGCCGAGCGGCTGCGGCTGTTCTGCGAATACCTCGTCCTGCGGCACGGCGGTAGTGTCCGCCGCATGGCCCGGCGCCCGCTATCGCAACTGCGCGGGGAACTGCTCGCGATCAAGGGCATCGGCCCCGAGACCGCGGACGACATTCTGCTTTACGTCTGCGAGAAACCCGTCTTTGTCGTGGACGCCTACACGCGCCGCATCCTCAGCCGGCACGGCCTGACCCCGCCTGACATCGGCTACGAGGAACTGCGCGGCATGTTCGAGCGGCATCTTCCGCCGGATGTCGTCATGTTCAAGGAGTATCACGGCCTGATCGTCTATACGGGCAAAGACTTCTGCCGGAAAGTGCCCCGCTGCGAGGGTTGCCCCCTGGCTCCCCTCCTGCCGGAATCGGGGCCGGCCCTGTAG
- a CDS encoding SAM-dependent chlorinase/fluorinase: MRPAMIVLLACLVLAFPALCEPNGRVVLCTDYGVDSIYVGILKGAIYSRFPDARVDSLTNAIPPYDIEGGARLLAEGCHVYPAGTVFCCVVDPGVGTSRRGIALETGKGQYFVAPDNGLLTLVAQRDGVRAAHTLENPALWREGALSGTFHGRDIFGPVAAALASGAPLTETGPACGDMVRLELPAPVITQDEARGRVYRIDDYGNLVTDIPGDSLVRAFGLKQGDLLAVTAGAAAFEAPFVRTYADVPEGKRLVLVQSMGYIELAINMGNLSGETGEGVHASVVIRKTAAENQAPGRTPVAGGALVLFVRSGGFAGLMDRLAIHADGACELTRKRGQMTFALTEPELRDLCALLDAANLESLPDETPHPAGADRFTYEVTYGPVRRSFASGTIPEAVAPALAALNTLLDRHAQAAVAAP; encoded by the coding sequence CTGGTCTTGGCGTTTCCAGCCCTTTGCGAGCCGAACGGACGAGTGGTCCTGTGCACGGACTACGGCGTCGATTCGATCTATGTGGGCATCCTGAAAGGCGCTATTTACAGCAGATTCCCGGACGCGCGCGTCGACTCGCTGACGAATGCCATACCCCCGTACGACATCGAGGGCGGCGCGCGCCTGCTGGCCGAAGGCTGTCACGTATATCCGGCCGGGACGGTCTTCTGCTGCGTCGTGGACCCGGGTGTCGGCACCAGCCGCCGCGGCATTGCACTCGAAACGGGAAAAGGACAGTACTTCGTGGCCCCCGACAACGGCCTGTTGACGCTCGTGGCGCAACGCGACGGCGTGCGCGCGGCGCATACGCTCGAGAATCCGGCGCTATGGCGCGAAGGCGCGCTGTCGGGCACGTTCCACGGCAGAGACATCTTCGGCCCCGTCGCGGCGGCGCTCGCGTCCGGCGCGCCGCTTACGGAAACCGGGCCCGCCTGCGGAGACATGGTCAGGCTGGAATTGCCGGCGCCCGTCATCACGCAGGACGAGGCCCGAGGTCGCGTCTATCGCATTGATGACTATGGTAATCTGGTCACGGACATCCCGGGCGACTCGTTGGTGCGGGCGTTTGGGCTCAAGCAAGGCGACCTGCTTGCCGTGACGGCGGGCGCGGCGGCGTTCGAGGCCCCCTTCGTGCGCACGTATGCCGATGTGCCGGAGGGGAAACGGCTTGTCCTGGTCCAGAGCATGGGATACATCGAATTGGCAATAAACATGGGCAACCTCAGCGGAGAAACAGGAGAAGGCGTCCACGCAAGCGTCGTTATCCGCAAGACCGCGGCCGAAAACCAGGCGCCGGGCCGGACGCCCGTTGCGGGCGGGGCGCTGGTCCTGTTTGTCCGCAGTGGCGGCTTCGCGGGGCTGATGGACCGCCTCGCCATTCATGCGGACGGTGCGTGCGAACTCACGCGGAAACGGGGGCAAATGACCTTCGCGCTGACCGAGCCGGAACTGCGCGACCTTTGTGCGTTGCTGGACGCCGCGAACCTGGAATCGTTACCGGATGAAACGCCGCATCCCGCCGGAGCGGACCGCTTCACCTATGAAGTGACCTACGGCCCTGTCCGGCGCAGTTTCGCCAGCGGGACCATCCCCGAGGCTGTGGCCCCGGCGCTTGCCGCGCTGAACACGCTCCTCGACCGGCACGCGCAGGCTGCCGTGGCCGCTCCGTGA